A part of Geotrypetes seraphini chromosome 9, aGeoSer1.1, whole genome shotgun sequence genomic DNA contains:
- the MTERF4 gene encoding transcription termination factor 4, mitochondrial yields MRLVLPYILQPAVSLLRLCPRRHAACKFGSTASAEGPEGLFSVAGNVRPDWKLQDQFRLSIAKHSRQTSIKDAELDKAAESFHEMGFTNNQIIQLFKIQPVSSAPTLQQRLAIVSELLLLNLSVDKTLKVLKGSPDVLKVMTKTLKDRVEHLRRLGLGEGNLQKVISQCPTILTLPRKSVDATVRLLKMRCLFSAQQVTEILFTTPNILHEVHQDLEFKFQYAYFRMGIKQQEAVKSRLFRNTITEIKNRHIFLERLGKYQTPDKKGQTLICNPKFKHVFGVSEDIFLTKIAHASAEEYQVFKMLLAREEAEEEDNTEGTSGDEETASDYEESDEEEEDNAEGTSGDEETDSDYDDSDDETPERVEP; encoded by the exons ATGAGGCTAGTCTTGCCTTATATTCTACAACCTGCCGTAAGCCTCTTGCGTCTGTGCCCCAGGCGTCATGCAGCTTGTAAATTTGGCTCAACTGCTTCAGCTGAGGGTCCTGAAGGATTATTCTCTGTTGCTGGGAACGTGAGACCAGACTGGAAGCTCCAGGATCAGTTCAGGTTGTCCATCGCTAAACACTCAAGGCAAACATCTATAAAAGATGCTGAGCTGGACAAAGCAGCAGAGTCATTTCATGAGATGGGATTCACTAATAACCAAATAATACAGTTGTTTAAAATCCAGCCGGTGTCCTCTGCACCCACATTACAACAGAGGCTGGCAATTGTGTCGGAACTCTTGCTGTTGAATTTAAGTGTTGATAAGACACTGAAAGTGCTAAAGGGAAGCCCCGATGTGCTGAAAGTGATGACAAAGACACTCAAGGATCGTGTGGAGCATCTGAGGAGACTTGGCCTTGGAGAAG GAAACCTCCAGAAAGTTATTTCTCAATGCCCCACCATCCTGACTCTCCCTCGGAAGTCTGTGGATGCTACGGTGCGTTTATTGAAAATGCGCTGCCTTTTCTCGGCACAGCAAGTGACTGAGATCTTGTTCACAACCCCGAATATCTTGCATGAGGTACACCAGGACCTGGAGTTTAAGTTTCAG TATGCCTACTTCAGGATGGGAATCAAACAGCAGGAAGCTGTCAAATCTCGCCTTTTTCGGAACACAATAACAGAGATTAAGAACAGGCATATTTTCCTGGAGCGTCTTGGCAAATATCAAACGCCTGATAAAAAGGGTCAAACTCTAATCTGTAATCCTAAATTCAAGCATGTTTTTGGAGTTTCTGAGGATATTTTCTTGACAAAGATAGCCCACGCCTCAGCTGAGGAGTACCAAGTCTTTAAGATGCTGTTGGCCCGTGAAGAGGCGGAAGAGGAGGACAACACTGAAGGAACATCAGGGGATGAAGAAACTGCTTCTGACTATGAAGaatctgatgaggaagaggaggACAATGCTGAAGGAACATCAGGGGATGAAGAAACCGATTCTGACTATGACGACTCCGATGATGAAACTCCAGAAAGAGTTGAACCATAA